The region TTGACCAAACGGCCCGTCCGGATAGTGGCCAACGCACCCCAGGAGTGTGCCGTGCCGCGGGACCCGGACGCGGGAGCCGAGGCGTCGCTGCTGTATATGGGGTCCTTCATGCCGTACAAGAACGTGGAGACCATCATCCGCGGCATGGAATACCTGCCGGATTACGCCCTGCACCTGCTGAGCCGGATTTCCGATGCACGGCGAAGCGAGCTTGAAGCGCTGATTCCCGCGGGTGCGCGCGTAACGTTCCACAACGGCGTGACCGATGAGGAGTATGACGGCCTGCTGCGCCGCACCACGGCCTTGGTGACCCTGTCACAAGCCGAGGGCTACGGGCTGCCGGTGATTGAGGCAATGGCCGTGGGCACCCCGGTGGTCGCCAGCGACATTCCGATTTTCCGCGAGGTCTCCGGCGGTGCGGCGCTGCTGGTGGATCCGGAGGATCCGTCGGCCTTCGCGGACGCCGTCCGGCAGCTGGGCGAACCGGGGCGCTGGCAGAAGGCGTCCGACGCCGGCGTGCAGCGGGCCGCCGACTACAGCTGGGCGGCCTCTGCCGACCAGCTCATGGAAGCGGCCGGGGAGGCTGTCCGCCTGTTCCCCGGCCGCCGCCGTCGTCGTTGATCCTTACTTGCCCAGGTTCACGATCATTTTGCCCTTATTGGCGCCCTTCATCAGGTCAATGAAGGCCTGCGGGGAGTTTTCGAGCCCGTCCACGAACGTCTCGTCGTAACGGACCAGGCCTTCCTGCAGCCAGCTGGTCATCAGGGAGGCAAACTCGTCG is a window of Arthrobacter sp. zg-Y1171 DNA encoding:
- a CDS encoding glycosyltransferase family 1 protein, which gives rise to MRLAVDARFTRTDHHDGISRYGASLIEAAARQADVVMLISDERQLGLLPDLPWVKINSPLSPAELFVAFRINRLGADAVFCPMQTMGSWGRKYPLILTLHDLIYYSNPTPPSFLPAAVRWLWRLYHLAYWPQRLLLDRADVVATISGTTRELMSRHRLTKRPVRIVANAPQECAVPRDPDAGAEASLLYMGSFMPYKNVETIIRGMEYLPDYALHLLSRISDARRSELEALIPAGARVTFHNGVTDEEYDGLLRRTTALVTLSQAEGYGLPVIEAMAVGTPVVASDIPIFREVSGGAALLVDPEDPSAFADAVRQLGEPGRWQKASDAGVQRAADYSWAASADQLMEAAGEAVRLFPGRRRRR